From the genome of Leptospiraceae bacterium, one region includes:
- a CDS encoding isochorismatase family protein: MEKSILITQCLQNDFVKPIDRYEPMPNALHVGYEEARRLLGERVEDSPVNRVIDWAYHTEENELKIIHIRDWHDDTDPKQKEHLSQFGKHCIKNSVGADFVFKEFIKYDRSHTILNASGLNDFIDTNLDELLSVHKNKKTKIGLMGVWTEAKITFLAYDIKTRYPDFEIMVCTALTASSSRNMHFIALEQMAEILGVQIVSSIADFTNFLTGTQPAISIRKNSRVGDARLNFSPPNYTVSDTDKILLQYLFRDTTEVNFHCLDGGFSGNVVLKARAKDIYGHSQSPSVVKIGKRELIAKERINFERIQEVLGNNAPSVVDFAELEDRGAIKYRYAAMLDNNEVRTFQKLYALSDDLQEIENILRIVFTQQLGKMYSAANHETLNLMQYYDFTDKYAVSIRQRVEHLTGHKAEGESLSLHGHNLPNVCYFYERDLKNLKETVPAPHYVSYIHGDLNGANILIDGQKNVWLIDFFHTHRGHILKDLIKFENDLLFIFMEIHSKKEFHEAVKLLNVLLNLEDLGVPLENFARKEDFTFPQIQKAFQTICILRSFYPELIQTDRSPYQYYVAIMRYAMHTMSFDESNEFQKQLALYTGAQASAKIKEFLQSSTKLRINFLKLPNSSSSQIGMTILPGRKDRDRDLEEDIQIIKENGVKAVLTMVTPAELEFYGVYNLEMKYREAGLDTLFLPVIDQGVPSYHELEEILGWMQEKLKKGEKILVHCVGGLGRTGTIVACYLIKFFSLSVEEAVKRVREVRSGRAIESKKQMDFIRNYKPD, encoded by the coding sequence ATGGAAAAATCTATCCTTATCACCCAGTGTCTTCAGAATGATTTTGTCAAACCTATCGATAGATACGAACCCATGCCCAATGCTTTGCATGTTGGCTACGAAGAAGCGAGAAGGCTACTGGGGGAAAGGGTAGAAGATAGCCCGGTAAATCGTGTGATTGATTGGGCCTATCATACGGAAGAGAATGAACTTAAAATTATCCATATCCGGGACTGGCATGATGACACTGACCCCAAACAAAAAGAACATCTTTCTCAGTTTGGCAAGCATTGCATTAAAAACAGTGTCGGTGCGGATTTTGTTTTCAAAGAATTTATTAAATATGATCGCTCTCATACCATCCTGAATGCAAGCGGGCTGAATGATTTTATTGATACGAATCTAGATGAATTGCTTTCAGTTCATAAAAATAAAAAAACAAAGATAGGCCTGATGGGTGTCTGGACAGAAGCCAAGATTACTTTCTTAGCCTATGACATAAAAACCCGTTATCCTGACTTTGAAATCATGGTTTGCACTGCACTTACAGCCAGTTCTTCAAGGAACATGCATTTTATTGCTCTGGAACAGATGGCAGAAATTCTGGGTGTACAAATTGTCTCCTCTATTGCCGATTTTACAAATTTTTTAACCGGAACACAACCGGCTATTTCTATTCGCAAAAATTCCAGAGTAGGGGATGCGAGACTCAATTTTTCTCCACCGAATTATACCGTAAGCGATACCGATAAAATCTTATTACAGTATCTTTTTCGAGATACTACTGAAGTAAATTTTCACTGTCTCGACGGAGGTTTTTCCGGCAACGTAGTCTTAAAAGCCAGGGCTAAGGATATTTACGGACACAGCCAGTCTCCCTCAGTTGTTAAAATAGGAAAAAGGGAACTCATTGCTAAGGAACGGATCAATTTCGAAAGGATCCAGGAAGTCTTAGGGAATAATGCACCGAGCGTGGTGGACTTTGCTGAACTCGAAGATAGAGGTGCTATCAAATACCGTTATGCGGCTATGCTCGATAACAATGAAGTCCGAACCTTTCAAAAATTATACGCTCTCAGTGACGATTTGCAGGAAATCGAAAATATTCTCCGCATTGTCTTCACCCAGCAACTGGGTAAAATGTATTCAGCGGCTAACCATGAAACCCTGAATTTGATGCAGTACTATGATTTTACGGATAAATACGCTGTAAGCATCAGGCAAAGAGTAGAGCATTTAACGGGTCATAAAGCAGAAGGAGAAAGTCTAAGCCTGCACGGGCATAACCTTCCCAATGTCTGCTATTTTTATGAAAGAGATCTGAAAAACCTTAAAGAAACAGTACCGGCTCCCCATTATGTGTCCTATATACACGGGGATTTGAACGGGGCGAATATTTTAATTGATGGGCAGAAAAACGTCTGGTTGATTGATTTTTTTCATACCCACAGGGGACATATTCTAAAAGACCTGATCAAATTTGAGAACGATCTTTTGTTTATTTTCATGGAGATTCACTCCAAAAAAGAATTTCATGAAGCTGTAAAATTATTGAATGTTCTTCTTAACCTCGAAGACCTCGGTGTTCCCCTTGAAAATTTCGCAAGAAAAGAGGATTTTACCTTTCCGCAGATCCAGAAAGCTTTTCAAACTATTTGTATCCTCCGTTCTTTTTATCCGGAATTAATACAGACAGATCGCTCTCCTTACCAGTATTATGTGGCCATTATGCGCTATGCCATGCACACTATGTCTTTTGATGAATCTAATGAATTCCAGAAACAGTTGGCACTATATACAGGAGCTCAGGCTTCAGCCAAAATAAAAGAATTTTTACAATCCTCTACAAAACTCAGGATAAATTTCTTAAAACTTCCGAATTCTTCTTCCTCTCAGATAGGCATGACAATTTTACCGGGTAGAAAAGACCGGGATCGAGACCTTGAGGAAGATATACAGATTATCAAAGAAAACGGAGTTAAAGCGGTTTTAACCATGGTAACACCCGCCGAATTGGAATTCTATGGTGTTTACAATCTGGAAATGAAATACAGAGAAGCCGGGCTGGATACTCTTTTCTTACCGGTCATCGATCAGGGAGTTCCTTCCTATCATGAATTAGAAGAAATTCTGGGCTGGATGCAGGAAAAGCTAAAAAAGGGAGAAAAAATTTTGGTACATTGCGTGGGGGGCCTCGGACGGACAGGAACTATCGTGGCCTGTTACCTAATTAAGTTTTTTTCTCTTTCTGTGGAAGAAGCGGTAAAACGGGTGAGAGAAGTTCGTTCCGGTCGGGCTATAGAATCAAAAAAACAAATGGATTTTATTCGAAACTATAAACCCGATTAA